A genomic stretch from Arachis stenosperma cultivar V10309 chromosome 3, arast.V10309.gnm1.PFL2, whole genome shotgun sequence includes:
- the LOC130970671 gene encoding uncharacterized protein LOC130970671 codes for MGAKNFAMLKKCIDSTSIVHGNMLWALASLWAFFCNHLLSSLVFMLRYLFRFEIEERKIEHAGATRKNESEDYEIDEFAEKLVNLMFPSGEEREDETECSVSVEATTFVSDVHSDKKSAETDEQCSGLKEKDPETGGVCEESEGEKEGSDSAEAEAEAVSYVDGDVKKISESETEYSVSKVHEYGDSVTSTTTSKYEFMARRDISVFVQEPTVLTFSFREFYGDPTASALSSVDAFAQEQEQEQEEYFQEQITSSTSDSLLDDSLQGTEETLVEDDLDEPDLEEDYDEEDDDLDWEEDDDEDEDDDDDEDDELLQQLKMEMRIAKQGGLATILEEEEEEEDEKQEKTESPSKAIEDLKPLKIEDKKVEYKDHILQIQKVYKSYAEKMRKLDVLNDQTMHAIGLLQLKDPPKLFIMAKSTVKGGKALVSQNLWPRKAEKQTSDPMLKFVQELHRDLELVYVGQVCLTWEILCWQHNKAKELQQHDSPWSHRYNLVAGEFQLFQVLVQRFLENEPFQGPRIQNYVKNRCVVRSLLHVPAIKDDNRKDKKITKWGEEEDAIASGKLLEIIKESMQVFWEFVRADKDYENVIPKVSKKRIGNDVSDPEISDLLVDIRAQLQKKEKKLKDIVRSGSCIVRKFQKHKNEDQIQVDHEQFLAQMGLRLISRVVNMKRLRKDQLEWCSEKLNRIKFVGTKIQVEPYFLLFPC; via the exons ATGGGTGCCAAGAACTTTGCTATGCTCAAAAAATGCATTGATTCAACCTCAATTGTGCATGGAAATATGCTTTGGGCTTTGGCTTCTCTCTGGGCTTTTTTCTGCAACCATTTGCTTTCCTCCTTGGTCTTCATGCTCAGATACTTATTCAG GTTTGAGATTGAAGAAAGGAAAATAGAGCATGCTGGTGCAACTAGGAAGAATGAATCTGAAGATTatgagattgatgagtttgcaGAAAAGCTTGTTAATTTGATGTTTCCGAGTGGCgaagaaagagaagatgaaACAGAGTGCTCTGTTTCCGTGGAAGCTACTACTTTTGTGTCTGATGTTCATAGCGACAAAAAAAGCGCAGAAACAGATGAACAGTGCTCTGGCTTGAAGGAGAAAGATCCTGAAACCGGTGGAGTTTGTGAGGAAAGtgaaggagaaaaagaaggatCTGATTCTGCGGAAGCTGAAGCTGAAGCTGTTTCTTATGTTGATGGAGATGTTAAGAAAATAAGTGAGAGTGAAACAGAGTACTCTGTTTCCAAGGTTCATGAATATGGTGACTCTGTTACAAGTACAACCACAAGCAAGTATGAATTCATGGCAAGAAGAGATATCAGTGTTTTTGTACAAGAACCAACCGTCTTGACCTTTAGTTTCCGCGAGTTTTATGGCGATCCAACTGCTTCCGCTCTTTCTTCTGTTGATGCATTTGctcaagaacaagaacaagaacaagaagaatATTTTCAAGAACAGATAACTTCTTCCACTTCCGATTCACTCCTTGATGATTCTCTTCAAGGTACAGAAGAAACCTTGGTAGAAGATGATTTGGATGAACCAGATTTAGAAGAAGACTACGACGAAGAAGATGATGACTTGGACTgggaagaagatgatgatgaagacGAGGACGACGATGATGACGAGGACGATGAGTTGTTGCAACAACTGAAAATGGAAATGCGGATTGCAAAACAAGGAGGACTTGCCACTATtttagaagaggaagaggaagaggaagatgaaaaacaagaaaaaactgAATCTCCATCAAAAGCTATTGAAGATCTAAAACCATTGAAGATAGAAGACAAGAAGGTGGAATACAAGGATCACATTCTTCAAATTCAGAAGGTCTACAAGAGCTATGCAGAGAAGATGCGCAAACTCGATGTCTTGAATGACCAAACCATGCATGCAATAG GTCTTCTTCAGCTAAAAGACCCTCCAAAGCTATTTATAATGGCAAAATCTACTGTCAAAGGTGGCAAGGCTCTTGTATCTCAGAATTTGTGGCCACGCAAAGCAGAAAAGCAAACATCAGACCCCATGTTGAAGTTTGTTCAAGAACTTCATAGAGACTTGGAATTGGTGTATGTTGGTCAAGTTTGTCTCACTTGGGAAATCCTTTGTTGGCAGCACAACAAAGCTAAAGAGCTTCAACAGCATGATTCACCATGGTCTCACAGGTATAATCTAGTTGCTGGTGAGTTTCAGCTCTTTCAAGTCCTCGTGCAAAGGTTCCTAGAGAATGAACCATTTCAAGGCCCTAGGATCCAGAACTACGTCAAGAACCGATGCGTCGTTCGCAGCCTTCTCCATGTTCCAGCCATTAAAG ATGATAATAGGAAGGACAAGAAAATAACCAAGTGGGGTGAAGAAGAGGATGCAATTGCAAGTGGAAAGTTACTGGAGATCATCAAGGAATCCATGCAGGTTTTCTGGGAGTTTGTTCGAGCAGACAAAGATTACGAGAATGTGATACCTAAAGTTTCCAAGAAAAGAATTGGAAATGATGTTAGTGATCCAGAAATTTCAGATCTTCTTGTGGACATTAGAGCTCAATTGCAAAAG AAGGAGAAGAAGCTCAAGGACATAGTGAGAAGTGGGAGTTGCATAGTGAGGAAGTTCCAGAAGCACAAAAATGAGGATCAAATTCAAGTGGATCATGAGCAGTTTCTTGCTCAAATGGGGTTGAGATTGATTTCTAGGGTGGTGAACATGAAAAGATTGAGAAAAGATCAGTTAGAATGGTGTAGTGAAAAACTAAATAGGATCAAATTTGTTGGTACAAAGATTCAAGTGGAGCCTTATTTTCTGCTTTTTCCATGCTGA